The following nucleotide sequence is from Streptomyces bathyalis.
AGCGGCGGCGCGGGCTTGGGCGGGTCGGGCAGACCGAAGCAGTGGGGGCCCGAGCGGTCGGCATACCGCGGTTCCTCGCCGGGGCGGTACGCGGGGCGAGGCAGGGTGAACTCGAGAGTGATGTGCATCTTGCCGCCCGCGAACATCCGCTCGGCGAGCGGCTCCGACTTCGCCAGACCTTCGAGCAGGCAGGGGTACTCGGGCGAGTAGCGCGCAAGGAGGGCGAGGGTCGGCCGGGAGACCTCGTTCAGCGTGATGAGCCGGTCGGCGTTGTCGTCGAGGAACCGCTCGCCGGTGTCGGCGAAGGTGGTGGTTCCGGTCAGTACCGACTTCAGCGCCTCCTTCTTGTGCACCACGGTCCGGCTCGTGGTCACGGAGTTGCGCAGGACCCGCAGCAGGTCGGGAGCGGCGTCACCGTATGTCTCCGCGACGTCGGCAAGCCGGGAGATGTCCTTGTGCAGTGCGGGCATGTGCGGGTTGATACGGCGCAGATAGCGCTCCAGCCGCGTGAGGTTGGCGCCGATCGCCTCGCCCCGCCCCTCGAGCGCGACGGAGAACGCGGACAGCGTGGCGTTCAGCTTCGCCGGCTGGACCGTACGCAGCAGCGGCAGCAGGTCGTTCATCAGCTTCTGCAGCTCGATGCCGGCCCTGGTGCGGTCCTGGGTGATCACATCCCCGGCCCGTATGGGGCGCGCCGAGGACCCGTCGGCGACGACGAGGTCCACGAACTTCTCGCCGAACAGCGTCTTGGGCAGCAGCCTTGCGGTGACGTCGGCGGGGATGAGCGCGGTGCGTTCCGGCTGGAGTGCGATGTCGAGCGTCGCCTTCTCACCGTCGGCCCGCACGTCACGTACCTGGCCGACGATGAGCCCGCGCAGCTTGACGTCGGCGGAGGGCTCCAGCTGGTTCCCGACGGTGTCCGCCTCCAGCGTGATCCGCACGACGGGGGTGAACACCTGCCGGTAGACGGCGACCGTCAGCGCGAGCATCAGCCCGAGGACGACGAGGAACACGAGGCCGGTCAGCCTCAGGCGGGTGCTGGGGGCGAGCCGCCCGCTCTTCGGGTTCGTGGAGACAGACATGGGCTACCCCGCGATCCTCACGGTCGTGGTGGCGCCCCAGACGGCGAGGCTGAGGAAGAAGTCGAGGATGTTGATGGCGACGATCGACGTACGCACCGCACGGCCGACCGCGACGCCGACGCCCGCTGGGCCGCCCTTCGCGTAGTAGCCGTAGTAGCAGTGGACCAGGATGATCACGACGGCGAAGCAGATGACCTTGCCGAACGACCAGAGGACGTCGACCGGTGGCAGGTACTGCTGGAAGTAGTGGTCGTAAGTGCCCGCCGACTGCCCGTAGTAGCCGGTGGTGATGGTCCGGGCGGCGAGGTAGGAGGAGAGCAGCCCGATCACGTAGAGAGGGATCACCGCGACGAACCCGGCGATCATCCGCGTGGTGACCAGGAAGGGCAGCGAAGGTATCCCCATCACCTGAAGGGCGTCGATCTCCTCGCTGATCCGCATCGCGCCGAGCTGGGCGGTGAAGCCGGCGCCGACCGTGGCGGACAGGGCGAGGCCGGAGACGAGCGGGGCGATCTCGCGGGTGTTGAAGTAGGCGGACAGGAAGGCGACGAAGTTGGAGGTGCCCAGCTGGTTGAGCGCGGCGTATCCCTGAAGGCCCACCTCGGTGCCGGTGAAGAAGGTGAGGAAGGCGATGACACCGACGGTGCCGCCGACGACCGCGAGTGCTCCGCGGCCGAAGCTCACCTCGGCGAGCAGGCGCAGCACCTCCTTCTTGTAGCGGCGCAGCGTGCGGCCGGTCCAGGCGATCGAGCGTCCGTAGAACGACAGTTGGGTGCCCAGCTCCTCCAGGGAGCCCAGCGGGCCCCTGATGAGACGATCCGGCAGAGTCATGGCTAACCCCTCTGCGGAACGACTTGGAAGTAGATCGCCGTCATCACGAAGTTCACGACGAAGAGCAGCATGAACGTGATGACCACGGACTGGTTGACCGCGTCGCCGACACCTTTCGGTCCGCCCTTCGCGTTCAGTCCCTTGTACGAGGCGACGATCCCGGCGATCGCCCCGAAGACCAGCGCC
It contains:
- a CDS encoding MCE family protein; translation: MSVSTNPKSGRLAPSTRLRLTGLVFLVVLGLMLALTVAVYRQVFTPVVRITLEADTVGNQLEPSADVKLRGLIVGQVRDVRADGEKATLDIALQPERTALIPADVTARLLPKTLFGEKFVDLVVADGSSARPIRAGDVITQDRTRAGIELQKLMNDLLPLLRTVQPAKLNATLSAFSVALEGRGEAIGANLTRLERYLRRINPHMPALHKDISRLADVAETYGDAAPDLLRVLRNSVTTSRTVVHKKEALKSVLTGTTTFADTGERFLDDNADRLITLNEVSRPTLALLARYSPEYPCLLEGLAKSEPLAERMFAGGKMHITLEFTLPRPAYRPGEEPRYADRSGPHCFGLPDPPKPAPPLKLNDGTAGSGGSLPSGNAVSGTPAEQHLVNSLVAPVMGVPADEVPGVATLLFGPMARGTAVSVA
- a CDS encoding MlaE family ABC transporter permease, which encodes MTLPDRLIRGPLGSLEELGTQLSFYGRSIAWTGRTLRRYKKEVLRLLAEVSFGRGALAVVGGTVGVIAFLTFFTGTEVGLQGYAALNQLGTSNFVAFLSAYFNTREIAPLVSGLALSATVGAGFTAQLGAMRISEEIDALQVMGIPSLPFLVTTRMIAGFVAVIPLYVIGLLSSYLAARTITTGYYGQSAGTYDHYFQQYLPPVDVLWSFGKVICFAVVIILVHCYYGYYAKGGPAGVGVAVGRAVRTSIVAINILDFFLSLAVWGATTTVRIAG